The proteins below are encoded in one region of bacterium:
- a CDS encoding riboflavin synthase (catalyzes the formation of riboflavin from 6,7-dimethyl-8-(1-D-ribityl)lumazine) — IKSSQGATIEVSADSKYLKYIITKGSAAVDGISLTVAQKTVRGFKAAVIPHTWENTNLQNIKTGDRVNLELDQMAKYVESILNGRM, encoded by the coding sequence ATAAAAAGCAGCCAGGGCGCAACCATCGAGGTCTCGGCCGATAGCAAATACCTGAAATACATCATCACCAAAGGCTCGGCGGCGGTGGACGGGATCAGCCTGACCGTGGCCCAGAAGACCGTCCGGGGGTTCAAGGCCGCAGTCATTCCCCATACCTGGGAAAATACCAATCTGCAAAACATCAAAACCGGGGACAGGGTCAACCTGGAACTGGATCAGATGGCAAAATACGTGGAGTCGATACTTAACGGCAGGATGTAA